GGAAAGGATGCTGTTCAGATGTCGGGACAGTAAGGGTGAGTGGAGCAAGGAGGAGCGAGAAAGGAACCTTGACAGATGTTAGGATGTGGACTGGTGCATGTGGCATTGGGAGTTGGAAGTGGGGGGAGGTGTCCTCCTAAATAAGATCGTGGGCTCTGTAGCCATGTTGATTCCAGGCAGAGATGCCAGAACCAGCAGATTAAATAACCTCTCGTCAGTGCTTACAGCCCTGGGCTGCTAATGCCACTCACTCCCCCTCTCCCGCCACCCAGTGGCCTTGCCGGACACAGAATCCTACCTGAAAAGCCAGTAAATGGGAAGCAGTCAGCCACTGACATCACTTCTGAGATGCTTTATTTTCTGCGGGATTGATCTGCAGTGGGCAGTGTCTCCTCACACTGTAATTTTAACTCTCTGCCTGCCCGGCCTCTCTGTCAAAGTAGTTGGTGAGTTAAAAACAGATGCTGCAAGGCACCAGGGGACCTCACCATTTAAAGGACTCCTGTGGTGAATTCTTTTGTAAAGTGAATAATGGCACCCTAATTTATCTCCTTTCTAAATTTGGGTCCATGGGGGTGTTGGGGGCATGCCTGTGTGCTGTTGCCAGCAGACAAGCAGAGGGAAGGGAATCTGAGGTTTCCTTCCCCTGCTCTCCTGCCACACTCAGGATACCCTACCAGACAGGATTTTCTCTCTTGCTGGCTGTGGAAAGTGTGGGAGAGGCAAGCTAAGAGGGTGGCTTTGCTTAAATCTTGGGTTTGGGTGACCTTCTGAGAGATGAGGAGAGGTGACCTGGGAGCCTCTGCTTGGagtgtttttatatcttttagagATTCTGTCAGACACAGCTAGGTTGCCAGGATTCAGTGCCCTATGGTCCAGGAAATAATTTGGACACATTCTCTAAACCCCTTTGAGGTATTGGTCCCTCTGCAACTCAGccattaacataaaaattaattatgtgcctgtatttttaaaagcctaagcAAGCAACCCAAAGTGTAGAACACATGgctttcttctcctctcccagCAGAGGAACAGAAGCCAGAGCTGAGGCGAGGAGCCAGGAGTTGGTCCAGGAGGGGTAGGAAGGGGTAGAATAGGACCAGGGGTGGGAGTAGGGTTTGGTACCCCTCACCCTCTAACTGGGAGCCCAGGGTGAGGGAATGAAAGGAGCGTGGGGGTGGAAAGGAATGAAGCCCTTCTGTTTCCTGGGGATGCAGAGCTCGGGGCATGCTGCGTCTCTGCAGAAGCTCCTAGTCCTTTCCTTCCTGCAGTTATTGTGAGCGAGAGGCGGCCCCTCCCACAGTGTTTTCTCCTTCCCACATCACTTCCCTGAATCCCCTTCCTTTCCCCCCAGTACAGTTAAACCTCTCTAATTTGGAATGTTATATTTGAGAAGCTGGCCACTGTGAATAAGTGACAAAACTGAATGACAGTGTCTATTTAATGAAATGCATGTCTTCATACTATATACAGTAAGTAGAACTCAATGAACGAGGCTTTCCCACTTGAGGCCCTCAGGGAGCATGTGTTAATGAGTAGATAGGATTGAAAAGTCTGTTTTCTGGTATAGGTTAAATATTCCCTCCCACATACACGTTTCCACTATTAATTTTGCTTAGCACACCCTTTCTTCACAGATAAAGGAAAACTCAAGCCCAGTTTTTGttcaaattatgaaaaaaaatcccaaatccaTGGGGGTTTGGATTAATGAGGTTTTGCTGTACTGCTTCCCCTTGTTCCCTCTACACAAAGTTCCCACCTCTGATTGGGGGTGGCCTGGGAGGGGGGGCACTGGGCAGGGGAAGATGCAAGGGTTAGGCTGGGGGTGAGATAGGAAACTTACTTCTTGTGAACTGGGTTCCTGATGTGACTCCCTGGGTTGAAGGCCCCTGTTAGGAGTCAGGGGTGAGATTCTCTTCTCCCTGATCCCAGAAGATGTAACTTCTCCTACAGGtgagaaacaaaggaggaggatGCGGGTGGGGGTGtcctgggggaagggggtgggatgtGGTTTGTGGAGTGGGCCAGCTCTGGGGGAGGCCACTGCTAGGGAGCTGGCACTCAGGCCCCCGCGAAGCGTCTCAATAAGTCCGCGCTCTCCTCTTTGGTGTCTTGCAGGAGAGGCAGCTTCCCCCCTTGGGTCCAACAAACCCGCGTGTGACGCTGGCCCCACCTTGGAACGGCCTggcccccccagccccacctcccccaccccggcTGCAGATCACTGAGAACGGCGAGTTCCGAAACACCGCAGACCACTAGCCCACCTTGCATCACAgacttccttctccctccctgtgcacCCCACCTTGGAACGGCACCAACCACCAGGACTGGACGTCGCCGAGGGACAGCGGGATTGCCTCCCTGAATGCCTCGCTGGGGGGCAccagtcccccacccccactgcaccATTTCCAGGAGGGAGAGCAGGGACCCTCAGctgctcccttttccttcctgttgGGGTGCTTCCCCCTGTGACCCCCAGGAACCCTTGCCCCAGGACACCACCTACCCCACACAGACCCCTTCACTCCGGGGTGCTATCCCCATCCTCTGCCTCATCGTTCCCCTGAGCACTGGGGGACAGACCCTCACCCCACCGTGGGGGTGCGGCACCTCCAAACTTTCAACTTCAGGGTGATTTTTTAGCAGTAACCAGAGCTGACAATCTAACTCCCCTCCACCGCCCCATTTTGGCCTCCCCTGTCCCCCTTGTTATGGGGAGGGGACCCCAGGTGAGGGGGCCCTATTACCCCTTGATTTCTCAGGAGCGTCTGGGGGGGCTCAGCACGCACAAACTCCTTCTCCTCCTACCACTCTTAAATttactccctccccacccagaacCCAGATGGGGTGGAGGGGCCaccggggcagggagggggtggcAAGGGGGGAATGGGAGTTGTCTCCCCTTCTTCCCATACCTGATCTGCTCTTGGCTGGTCCCAGAGCGGGGTGAGGGGGCTTgtgcccccccctcccccagtgtgTTGGGTGGGGCGGAATtgaggtttgggggaggggttagggtttaGGAGCGGGTGTATGTTGGGGAGGACAGACTAGTTGATCTGCCCTACCCTGACACACACAGCCCCgctgcccctcccctctcttttctTGGTCTCTACtcccagggggaggggggaacttACTCTAGGAAAAGCCATGCCTCTCTCCCCCAGGGTGGGGGGACCTGTGTTGGAGGAGGGGTGTTGGGGGCCCCCTTCCATGACTCTGTCCCCCGGGGGAGGTAGgacagggctgggcttccctctcatcctcccccccctccccaatctccctccaccttcctccctcccgccAGGTCCACAATTTTTCGGTGTTTCTCTGTACATAGCTCTCTGGCGGGATAGGGGAGGTAGGATGGATGGGGTTTGGTGTGGGTAGGTCACAGGAGGGGAGAAGCCCCTCCTTGGCACCCCCTCTTCCCTGACTGCTGTCCCCTACCCAGCCTTGCCCCCTCATCCCTTCTTGCGTTTGGTATTGAGACTCTTCCCAGACTCGACCCTTCTTTCTTTTGTATGGACAGTTCCCCTTCAGTCCCATCCCACTACACACATACACCCAGCCGGGGCCAAATTTATACTTATATAAAAGTTGTAAATATGTGAAATTTTATCCCTGTGCCCTTTCCTTGCTTTCCCAACCTCAGACCCTACCCCTGgactccctttcttcttctcttctttggcTGTTGTAATTATCTGGGGTTTGTACTGTACATatccagggtgtgtgtgtgggggctgGGGGCAACCCCTCTGTACAGAGCTtcctggccccctccccctcATGCTTCCCTCCCCCGGCCACCACCTTAAGGGTAGGGAGATGTTCTTCCtacctgttttattttgttttcacgttctccctccccaccctaccccactCCCAGCCTACTCTATCCCCAGCCACTGTACCTTTttctccactcccagccccatttcctttttttctggagTGTGTGGTGAAACAGAAAAATCATGTTTAATAAACGGAGATTGTTCTTTTATCGCTGTGCTTACTTTCCTAGGCTGGGACCTCCAGGAGGACCAGCAGGGTGACGAGCTGCTTTTTGAGAGGAAGCTGACAGCCTAGGAGAAACTGTATATCCTTGTGTGGTGCCGTAGTCTTCACCCTAGAATATCGCTGTCCCGACCAGCGAGGAGATTTATTGTTTTAGTTAGAGTAGGGGTTTTGCACTGGCCAAACTTACTCCGTCTATCTCTCCCCTCACCACTGCACCACTTAACCCGAAGGAGTAAAGAGGTCAAGGAACAgcagcattaaataaataaataaaacattttaaaaaaaaaaaggaccagcaGCATTCTCTGATAAAAGATTCCAAGTATACATCTACGTGTACCTTAAAAATAATTACCTAATTGGTAAAACTACATTTGTGAAACATCATCTGACTGGTGAATTTGAGAAGTATGTAGCTACCTTGGGTGTTGAGGTCCATCCCCTTGTATTCCATACCAACAGAGGACCTATTAAGTTCAATGTATGGGATACAGCTGGTCAGGAGAAACTTGGTGGACTGAGAAATGGCTATTATATCCAAGCTCTGTGCCATTATAATGTTTGATGTAATATCGAGAGTTACAAGAACGTGCGTAACTGGCATACAGATCTGGTACGAGTGTGTGAGAACATCCCCATCGTGTTGTGTGGCAACAAAGTGGATATTAAGGACACAAAGGTTTAAGGCAAAGTCAACTGTCTTCAGCCGAAAGAAGAATCTTCAGTACTATGACATTTCTGCCAAAAGTAACTACAACTTTGAAAAGCCCTTCTCTGGCTTGCTAGAAAACTGATCGGAGACCCTAACTTGGAGTTCGTCGCCATGCCTGCTCTCGCCCCACCAGAGGTGGTCATGGATCCAGCGTTGGCAGCGCAGTACGAGCACGATCTAGAGGTTGCTCAGACAACTGCCCTCCCGGATGAACATGATGACCCGTGAGAAAGTGAAGCTGGAGCCCAGAGTCAGAAGTCTAGTTTTATAGGCAACTGTCCTGTGATGTCGGTGGTGCAGGGTGTTTGCCACTTTATTATATAGCTAAGCAGAACATGTGCTTAATCTTTGGGATGCTGAAGGAGATGAATGGGCTTCGGAGTGAATgtggcagttaaaaaaaaaacaaaaacattttttttggggACCTGCATATTTGTGTTTTGGAACACAGTTGTTTCCTCCTTGAGTTTCAAATATAAGAGTGCTACAGTCACATCACAATATTCAGTGGTGGAATCTTGTTTGTCACCGTCATTCCCATTCCTTTTCGTTTAGAATAAGAATaaagttgtattttaaatatctaaaaaaaaattacctagaaatgAAGTTTATTTAGTtgctagaagaaaaataaaaattagtttaaatgcTCCCGTGCGGAATGGAGGAAAGAACATGGTGCCTCAGCGATGTGCGGGTCCAGCCCCAGGGCCACCACTTGCCATCCTCGGTTTCCCCCGAGGAAACGGGATGGAAACACCTACCTCGCTGGTGGCGGAGCCCGAGGGATACAAGGTGATGCGGTCAATACGTAGCCCATACAGTAAGTGCCCGCTTAATCTCGCCTTCTCAGCACCTACTAGAGGCGGGGGCTAAGTTTAATCACGGGAGCGCACGCCCACCCTTTCTGCGGCCCGGCTGGGGCCAGCGGCTTCTCGCCAGCACCGCCTTCTCACCCGCGCAACCAATCAACATGAGGCTTGTAGGCCGGCGTCCCCCGATTGGCTGCCTCTCTGGCACCGCCCAGCGCCCCGGCATCCGCGTCCGGCGGGGAGGCGGTGGCTTCCGGCCGGGGCGGTACGGTTGCTGCAGAGGCGCTTTGGACGCCGGGCCGCGTGTGTACTCTCGGGGGCGTGGCGGCGGGAAGGGCTGGCGGCAGGCGCTGGCGGTCTCCGGGTGGCCGCGCCTCCCCTGGAGCCGGACTCTGCGGGCACGTGAGTGGGAGCGGAGCGGCGGGGAGAAGCCGACCCGGCCGGCGAGGTCCGGCTCGCGGCTGAAGGACCTCCTAGTCTCCACAGGCCCTGGAAGTTCAAGCCTCGGTTGGTGTTTTGTTGTGGTATGTTTTCGTTTTCTCGGCGGGGGAGTGCGTGGGACTGATCTGCCCGAACAGCTGCCGACTGAAAAGTTTTCACAcgttggggggcaggggaggcggGCGTTTGAGGAGACACGGTTCCCCTTATCCAGAGCTTCTGTGACCCCGTCCCTTTCCTTCACAGCCCTCTTCCCGCGCGGGCTCTACCTCACCCCTCACCTCCTGTACTCGACCCCTCTGGGGTTTCTCTCTTCCCCAGGAGGCCATGGATACCTCGACGCCTTTGCCTCCCGTAGCCCCCTCCCCGGCCTGCAACCCAGCCCCACGGACGATCCAGATCGAGTTCCCTCAGCATAGCTCGTTACTCCTGGAGGCCCTGAACCGCCACAGGCTGGAGGGAAAGTTCTGTGACGTGTCCCTCCTGGTGCAGGGCCGCGAACTTAGGGCCCACAAAGCGGTGTTGGCTGCCGCCTCTCCTTACTTCCACGACAAACTACTTCTGGGGGATGCACCACGTCTCACCTTGCCCAGCGTCATCGAAGCCGACGCCTTCGAGGGGCTGCTCCAGCTCATTTATTCCGGGCACCTCCGTCTGCCACTGGATgctctccctgcccacctccttgTGGCCAGTGGTCTCCAGATGTGGCAAGTGGTAGATCAGTGCTCAGAGATCCTTAGAGAACTAGAAAACTCAGGTGGTGGGATTTCAACTCGGGGAGCGACCCCTTTCCACACACTTCTTTCCACCACATCCTCTCCAGGAGACTGGTGCATCCGCTCTTCTCCTTTCCAGACTGTGGCGCAGTCTTCCGCTTCTACCCAGAGCCGcgttggaggggaggggagtgaacTGGTAGATATGTTACAGCTTCAAgttgaagaagaggaggaggaggaggaggaagaagaagatgagGAGGACCAGGGGTCAACAGTACCCTCTCAGACTCCTCAGCCTCAGAGAGGGTCAGGGGGTTTTCCCCGCTCTCCTGCATCCCACGCCCTACCCACATCCACTACTCCTTGCAGGCTTCCAGAGAGCGAGAGTGCTCCACCTGAGCCTCCTGCCCCTCATACTGTACTGCCTCCCAAAATCTTCTACATTAAGCAGGAACCCTTTGAGCCCAAGGAGGAGATATCAGGAGGCGGAACTCAGTCTGGAGGAACAAAGGAGGAGACCAAAGTGTTTCCAGGAGGGAACACTGAAGAGAATGGAGAGCTAGGGTTCTTGCTGCCCTCAGGAGCAGGGCAAACATCTGGAGGAGGTGGTCCATCCTGGAAACCAGTGGATCTTCATGGGAATGAAATCCTGTCAGGGGGTGGGGGACCTGGGGGAGCAGGGCAAGCTGTGCATGGACCTGTGAAGCTAGGCGGGGCACCCCCTGCAGATGGAAAACGCTTTGGTTGTTTGTGTGGGAAGCGGTTTGCAGTGAAGCCAAAGCGTGACCGGCACATCATGCTGACCTTCAGCCTTCGGCCCTTTGGCTGTGGCATCTGTAACAAGCGCTTCAAGCTGAAGCACCATCTAACAGAGCATATGAAGACCCACGCTGGAGCCCTGCATGCCTGTCCTCACTGTGGCCGCCGGTTCCGAGTCCATGCCTGTTTCCTTCGCCACCGGGACCTGTGCAAGGGCCAGGGCTGGGCCACTGCTCACTGGACTTACAAGTGACTACTGAGGCCATACACGAATTTCCAGGACAAGGGAGCCACTGCTGCTCTTGGGTACTTACCCCTCACTACCATGGCACTGCAATCCTGTATCTTGTTAATTATGCCAAGAGGATAGCTATATTATGAACCTCTTGTTTTTGGCTGTGGGCTTCAACCTGACCGATTTGGAAACTGATTTCTCATCTCACTCCAGGTTTTGGCTAACTACCCTACAGGAAAGTGGTTTACAGGCCATACGTAAATCGATCAGTTGCCCATAATAGATATTCTTTTCATACAGGAAACTGGAATTCAGATTAGAAGTTTATATGATGAGAGACGAGTTAGCAAgaaaaattatgataaatatttCATTCAGTCTCTGTGAGTAGTTAAGGGAGCTGGTCTCCATCTAGAGATATGTTTGATTCAGAGTTCTGGTAATCCGGAGACTAAGCTCTAAGCTTTACTCTCCCTCATCATTGCTGAAATTATGTGAGTAGAGGTCTTCTTATatacttttgttaaaattttccaGAAACCCTTCAGATTATAAATTGCTTTCTCACTAGTAGGTAATTTTACAACACCTTTTTTGTTGTATGTTGTAGTTGAGCACTTTAACAGATTGCGCATTCCATGTGTCACTTAGATCTCTCTTTAATagaggatcttagttcccggaccaggggtctaACCtacgcctcctgcagtggaagcacagagtcttaaccactggactgcccagGAAGTCCCTCTTGTCTACCTTTGACCACCACTGATCATCCATATTGATCACACTGACTGGAATGTGACCAGTGAACTCAGGAGATGGCCACTGACCTAAAATACTCTCAGGGTAGAATCACCGCTCTGAAGAAGTGGCTATGGTCAGAGGGACTCAGGGCTGAGACGGCACATGCTGAAAACTAGAGAAATAACTGCACAGTGGGACCACACCCCCTCCCTTTCCATCCCTACCCACACTTGACAGCCCCTTGGTCGACACATAGAAGGATAGATGTTGGAATGGGGAGATTGTCAtaagtttcttaatttcttcaaataaacttTGCTGTGAAAGCTAAGCTGACAGTGGACTGAATTGAGTCATTTATATGGGAGAGACGATGTGAGAACAGAGTTGCAAAGACTTGGACATATTCCTTATGCGGCTGGGTTATGTTGATGGGGGAAGAATCGGATAGTCTCACACTGCTGCAGAGAACACTGTCCTGGATGTCAGTGGGCCAGATTCTCAGCCCTGACCTGCCCCTGAATAACTTCTGGTAAGTTGCCTTATTTTTCAGAGTCTgaactgttttgtttatttttttattaattttttttggtggtgtggTATGTACCTCCTAACTcgttctctgtcttcttttttttaaggggtTGTTCACATTTTTACCTATAATATTCCCTGACTTCAtgtattatgtttattgtttgGTTTGTTCTACATTTGTTGCAAAGCACTGTACTAGACCCTGACTTATACTCTACCCTCAGAGAGTTCACAGCTACTACCGAAGCTAGACATAATGACAATGTGGTATGGTAAGTCCATGTTGGGAGACAGTACAAGCTACTGTAGTGGCACAAAGGAAGCTGAGTAAAGACCTATGATGGTTCACCAGAGGTTTCACAAAGAACTCCATTGCCAGAGTGTGGTAGTGGGTGTGGGCGGCTGAATTGATGTGGAAATGGTGAACATGAGTTGAAGTCACAACTATAGAGCCAGGAGTGACAGCCTTTGCCAAAGCACGTTCCTCTAAAGTTAATAGGTATGGAACCTAAAGGGGCTAAAAAATATGACTTTATGGCTGAGAAGGTGAGTTGTAGCTGGGATCTGTCAGCCTTTCTAAAGAGCCTTGCCTTGATACCATCCCCACTGTAATGACTGTGACCACATTGGATAAGGGGTCAGGGATGGAGGCTGCCAACCTTGGATCTACTACCATCCCATCCACCTGTCATTCTTTTGGCACATGTTCTGTAGCTGACTATATCTGTTGGCCAGGATCCTTGGGTTTCAAGC
This genomic interval from Lagenorhynchus albirostris chromosome 10, mLagAlb1.1, whole genome shotgun sequence contains the following:
- the ZBTB9 gene encoding zinc finger and BTB domain-containing protein 9; amino-acid sequence: MDTSTPLPPVAPSPACNPAPRTIQIEFPQHSSLLLEALNRHRLEGKFCDVSLLVQGRELRAHKAVLAAASPYFHDKLLLGDAPRLTLPSVIEADAFEGLLQLIYSGHLRLPLDALPAHLLVASGLQMWQVVDQCSEILRELENSGGGISTRGATPFHTLLSTTSSPGDWCIRSSPFQTVAQSSASTQSRVGGEGSELVDMLQLQVEEEEEEEEEEEDEEDQGSTVPSQTPQPQRGSGGFPRSPASHALPTSTTPCRLPESESAPPEPPAPHTVLPPKIFYIKQEPFEPKEEISGGGTQSGGTKEETKVFPGGNTEENGELGFLLPSGAGQTSGGGGPSWKPVDLHGNEILSGGGGPGGAGQAVHGPVKLGGAPPADGKRFGCLCGKRFAVKPKRDRHIMLTFSLRPFGCGICNKRFKLKHHLTEHMKTHAGALHACPHCGRRFRVHACFLRHRDLCKGQGWATAHWTYK